In Panicum virgatum strain AP13 chromosome 4N, P.virgatum_v5, whole genome shotgun sequence, a single window of DNA contains:
- the LOC120669397 gene encoding uncharacterized protein LOC120669397 — translation MLITFDRRDHWVHLPRPGAYPLVVSPVVIQVRLAKVLVDGGSALDIIFASTLESMGYDMTSLVPSDQAFYGTIPGAGSTPVGRATLPVTFGTRDNYRTEYVNFEVTKFETSYHAILGRSSLVKFMVIPNHTYLLLKMPAPKGVHLSFYHCL, via the coding sequence ATGCTGATCACCTTCGACCGCCGCGACCACTGGGTACACCTACCTAGGCCGGGTGCCTACCCCCTCGTGGTTAGCCCGGTGGTGATCCAGGTCCGCTTGGCCAAAGTACTCGTCGACGGTGGCAGCGCCCTCGACATTATCTTCGCCAGCACGTTGGAGAGCATGGGCTACGACATGACTTCGCTGGTCCCATCCGATCAGGCCTTCTACGGCACCATCCCCGGAGCCGGGTCGACTCCGGTCGGTCGGGCCACTCTGCCGGTCACCTTCGGCACCCGCGACAACTACCGCACCGAATACGTCAACTTCGAGGTCACCAAGTTCGAGACCTCCTACCACGCCATTCTGGGAAGATCCTCTCTCGTCAAGTTCATGGTGATCCCCAACCACACGTATCTTCTCCTGAAGATGCCAGCTCCAAAGGGGGTTCACCTTTCTTTTTACCATTGCCTTTGA